The Ignavibacteriales bacterium DNA segment GATCTTGCTGATCAGTATTACAAGGATGGTTTAAATTCGTCAAATCCAAGAAAGTTAAGAACCGCTGCAGAATATTTTAAAGCAAGTAAAAAACCAACAGAAGCCAATAGAGCCTTGGCAAAAGCTTTAGAATTAGAAAATAACTATTTAAAAGCAGCAGAATATTATGAGAAGATTCAAGACGGAGATAAAGCTATCCAATGTTTATGGAAATCGAACGATGCTAATAGATATAATAAAATACTTTCTGTTTATGAAAACTTGCCTAAAAATCCAAATAATATTTTCTATTTAGCTAGTGAATTTGTTCTTTCCGATAATAAGAAAAATAACTCGATTCTATTTTTAAGATATTTTGCAAGCCTAATACGCGATAGTGAGAATCTCGATTTTTATATGCTTGCACATAAAAGTTGGGAAAATATTTATAATGAAATGCTCATAGCATTAGAACTCTATAGCAGAGATACTGCTACTCTAAGTGATTGGGATGAGGCGATTAAAATTCTTAAAAGTTTAAGTGAAAAGGGAATACAACTAAAAAATAAACCAGAATACATGACTTTACTTTTTAACTTGAAGCAATACAAAGATATTATAGAGGAGTTAACAGCTGCAAACGATCTTGAAAGTGAACTATATTTGAAATCAAGTGCTTATTCAACCTCATACCCTAAAAACTTAGAATACTATTATAAGCTCAAAGAATTTAAGATTATATCAGATTTATACTTATTAAATGAAAAAGAAGCAGATAATCTTAATAAAACTCAAAAGAAATTATTTTTAGTTCTCTAATTGAAACCAAAAACCCGGGAAAAATTGAATCATTTCTTTCCAAACAGTCAGATTATATTAATGAATTTATTGATGATGAACTTTTTCAAAAGATATGTATGCTTAGCTATAAATCTTCACATTATTCATTAGGAATGACTCTGATTAGATTAGTTGAAAGGCGGGATGATAAATTATTTTCTGAAATGTTAAAAAATATGATTACTACCTCTGATAGTAAACTACTGACTTTTCTTCTCGCCCTTTTCATCTACCAGGAAACAATACATAACCGAATTTATACGGTTGTTGATATCCTGGAAAATAAGCGTGCAGAGTTTACTTTCTTACCATTTAGTCTTATTAATAAACCCACTCTAGAAAAAGTATTACTATATGCCTTAGCAAATAAAGATGATATTTCTAAGGTAAATATTGAACAAAGAAAAAGGATCCAAGACTATGTAAAGGAAATGTTGGTCGATGATAATCGATGGCTTGGAATCAGTGATATTAATATGGCTGGTGCTGCTATCGAAAGATTAAATATGCACATTAATGCCAGAGATTTCTATGAAAAAATTTACCGTAATGATTTTGCATCACCTGACGATAAAGAATTTGCAAAAAGAAGATGGTTAAAAGTTAAAGAAAAACAAGCTCACCAACTTCAAAATGAAGAAGTCAAAAAACAAATCTTTGATGATATAGATAAATGGTATAAAAACTGGAATTTTAATTATCTTTTTAGCCTCGATGAACTAGAAGAAAATCCAATTATTGATAATAAATTTGAATTAACACTGACCGAATCATATAAAACGGATAAAAAGATAATAACACAAAAATCTAAACCTGATATTAAGCTTATAATTTCATCTGAAAATGTCGATCTTATTTCTATCAAATCGATCTATAGTAAGAACGTTATTAAGATTGATAATGTTGCAAAAAGCGAAACGATCTATTTTGATTTGAACAAAAATATTCTGGAAAGTAAAGAAATAAATATCTTTGAAAAAAATGTGGAAGAAAACATCAAAGAGTATAAAATTTCTGATTGGGATATGGTTATTCTCTTTGAAATTCTAGATGGTTCCAAACTATTAAAAATCTGCATTGGTAAATCCTCAAATCCAATTACTGGTATATATGTTTAATTTGTATTCAAAGATTTTTTTATAAATAAAATATGTATTGTTTAATGATTTATAAAATGAAAAAAGTTATTTTATTAGAGAAATATAAATTTTAACTAAATTATAAATTAATTAACAAAAGTAAAAACATTTTTAAGTGAGGTTACAATGAAACATATATACTCTTTTCGCAAAGTTGTTAGAATCGCTAAACGTGATGCACGGAATTGGAGATGGACATTATGGCCCTTTCTTAAGGATAACAGTAAAGCTCGTGTACCAAGGGAAGGGCAAACTGAGACTCCTGCTTACTGGGAAGAACTTTTTCAACTGGGTGAGAACCTGATAGCTCCTATAGTGGAAGTTTGGAAAGAAATAGACACGAAATTAAAGCCCGAATACTGCGATGCTAAAAAAGATGATGACAGGGCAGACAAAGAACTTGAAAAATTAACAATAGAAAAAGAATCATCTTTTAAAGAATACAAACAAGCAAAGGAAAAATTAAACGAGTTTAATCCACCGGCTTTGGATAAAAACTGGGAATTTGTTTTACTGATTATTATTGGTGTTTCTGAACTTTTTATTAACAGATTAAGTTTTCAATTATTCGGGGAGAGTGAGTTATTTACAAATATTTTTTCAGTTGGAATTGGTGTCGTAATACCGTTATTAGCATTTTGGTTTGGTTATTTATTAAGACAAAATGTTAAATCTACTACTGAAAAAGCACTCCTATTTGTTATCCCGTTGGGAGCTTTAGCCGTAATGTATGTTATTTCAGTTTTAAGAACTGCTGTATTTGAGGGAACTGGAATTGTAAGGACTTTAAAATTAGATTTATCCGATACCCAGCTTACAATATTATTCTATATAATCAATATTGTGTTCTTTATAGGAGCAACGGTAATCTCTTACTTCGCCTCCCACCCCCAGGGGGAAATTTATAAACAAGCAAAAAAAATATTTAAAACTGCTCTCAAAGAATTTAAGCTGGATGAAGAAGAAGTTAAAAATGCTGCCAACAGATGTGAAAAAACCGAAAGCAGATTAGAAAAGATTACTCATAAGCGAGCAAAGATTCATCAGAAACTGCTTGCTGAAGCGATGAGTATTAAGGAATCTGCTGAATGGCTGATGAAATCATACAAGTCAATGAACTTAAGACACAGACCGGATTTTCCTGATTGTTTTAAGCTGCAGCATAACGCTCCAGAAATACCTGACTCTTTACAATACTTAGATTGGAATTGTGAAGAAAAAGAAAAAACAGAAACAGTTAAAGAAGCATAGAAAGCTAAAGTATGAAAAATATATTTCAATCTCTATTCATTCTCTCTTTGCTTTTTCTTTTTTCCTGTGATGGTAGTGATATTCCTAAAAACGATAGCAAAGTTGTCTGTGTTTTATTCGATCTTTCAGAAACCACTAATACACCCGCAATCAGAAAAAACTATTTGGAAAAGTTTAAACTGATCCTAAACTCTATGAATAGCGGTGATGCAATTGAAGCAGCTTTAATTACTGAGAAATCTTTATCTGAATTAGATCTTTCTATTAATTGCGATTTCACGAAAATTATTCCCTTCACTGATACCGATCTAGCTGAAAGAATAGCAAAGATACAATCAGATTCCATCATCACTTTAAGAAAAGACTCAATCCTTGCTGTTGCCGATTCTATTTTATTCAAACCAAATAGAAAAATTTCTAAAACAGAAATTATTGGTTCTCTTCAAGTGGCGGAAAGAGTTTTCAAATCTTTCAAACAACCCCGCAAAATACTAGTAGTCTTTTCTGATATGATTGAAGATTCCAAGGATTATAATTTTGAAAGAGAAATCCTCAACTCTAACAGGATAAGGAAAATTATTGATCTGGAAAAACAGAAACATAGCTTACCTGATTTTAACCAGGTCAAAGTTTTCGTAGCCGGTGCTACTCACGAAGATTCTCGCAAGTATAATCAAATAAAATATTTCTGGTTCGAATATTTCAAGTCTTGTAATGCTAATCTTGAACCTCAAAATTATGGCGCTGCATTGATAAATTTTAATGAGTAATTTTTTACGCTAACTTTTAAAATTCTGAGTTGAAGCCTCTTACATAGTAATGCCGATGACAAAGGTTTTTAGAAATACGCTTACCATTGTTACTTGATTTGAATAAAGATTATCCTCCACTCAATTTAAGTGAGCAACTTCATGAATGATGTTTTTTTCGAAAAGATATTTCTTAATCACTTTATAATTACACTCCGGTTCAAAAAAGATATTACATTTCATTTTATCACGGCTCAAAACTCTACGGTTTCCTTTCCAGGGTTTTCGAATGGCATCAACCCCCGCAGGATGAAAAAAAGTCAACGATGTTGTAATTTATCCCTGCGAATCAGGCAGGATCAATTATAACTCAGGCGATGAGTATCACTTCGGTATAACTTTTTTAAAAGATGATTTTGAATTAATCGAGAAGTTAAAAAAGAATTTGGCTGCTATTCCCCATTCTAATTTCCCCGGTGATTTAACAAATGAAACTGTAGAATTAATTGACATTTCTGAAATAAATGCCTGCCCGGAATATTCACCCTCTCAGAACAATATTTATAATCTGAAATTTTTAACACCGCTAAGAATGGAAAGAAAGGAAGCAGACAAGCAAAAGGGTAAACGTTTTTTTGATACTGAATATTTTGATGTTCAACAGTTTTTCAAACTGCTTTACAAACGTATCTCCGATCTTTATAAACTTAATTTTAATACTTTCCCCACTGATGCTATTCCTGAAAACCCTGCTGCAGAAATAATTGAAAAGTGCTTTATTTGGGTGGACATGCCAAATGAAACCCACACATTCGACGGGATTATCGGAACAATTAAATTCAAAGCGGAGCTAAATGATTTATGGAAAAGAATACTACACTTCGGACAGCTTGTTCATGTTGGGCAGCGCTCCGCTTTTGGCTTCGGTAAATATGTTCTGATCGGTGATGGGTTAGAACCCTCCATAGTTACGCCTGTAAAAACATTTTTAGATCTGACACTCGAAAAAGAAAATTTACACAAAGCATTTTACCACATAAAATCCAACAGCGATTTTGCCGGAGTTGATGGAATATCTCCTGAATTCTTCGAGCTATCACTTAAGGAGAATTTAGAGAACCTGATAAAACAGGTTCAATCCGGTGAATATCAATCCGAAGATTTGCAAGGGGTACTTATTCCTAAATCGCAATCTAAAATCCGTGCTCTTGCCATACCCGCGGTTAAAGACCGTCTGCTTCAAAGAGCTGTCGTGCAAATCTTAAGCGACCCGATTGACCATTTGCTCGAAGAAAACTCATTCGCTTTCCGAAAGGGTTTATCTAGGGCTGGAGCTGCACGCGCTATAAATCAGGCACGCAAAAACGGCTATCATTTTGTTGTCGAATCTGACATTCAATCTTTCTTTGATACTGTCAACTGGGAATTGTTGTTTAAAAAACTGGATGTCCTTTACGGTTATGATCCTATTTGTGATATAATTAAGAAGTGGGTTCAAAGTGATGTTGTTTTTAAGGGCATAAAAATTAAACGATTCAAAGGCTTGCCGCAGGGGGCTGTTATTTCTCCATTGCTCGCAAACTTATTCCTTGATGAATTTGATGAAGCTTTACAAAATGACTTTAAACTTATCCGCTATGCCGATGATTTTGTTCTTCTTTGTAAATCTAAAGAACAAGCTGAAGAGGCGTTGGAAAAAGTTAAGTCATCCCTCAAAAATATTGATCTTCAAATTGCACCTTCCAAAACCAATATTGTTTCTTTCGATCAGGGGTTTCAATATTTAGGTTACTTATTCGTCAAATCTATTATTATTGAAAAGAGTGCTGCTGAAGAGAAATCTTTTCTGGGGAATCATCTGAAATTAACGAGACTTCCCTGCCTGCGGATAGCTGGATCAGCACTATCAACTTTGAAAAAATTAAGCCTGTAAAAAAAATATTCCCTGCCGAAGCTAAACCTATAAACTCAAAGGAAAGTCTTGAGATTATTTTAGATAAATATCCTCTTTACATTAGTAATAATTCCTTCATCCATGTTGATTCTGACAGCATTGAAGTTATTACTAAAGTTGATTCTGAAGAAATAGAAGTTAAATACCCCTTAAATGATATTGGCAGCATAATAATACTTGGATCAAATAGAATAACAATGCCCGTAGTCTTTAAATTGAATGAGAATGCAATTCCAATTTACTTCTGTAAACCAAATGGTGAATTAAAACTCGAAATAAATGTAAGCAATAATAATTTCGATCTTTGGTTAAAACAGGCTTCACTATCCAAGGATGACGATTTTGTGCTGTCATTTGCGAGCAAAGTAGTACAGGCAAAAATCAATAATCAAAAAGTCATAGCCCGAAGAATACTTGAAGAGGAAAATACTGCAGAAGGATTCAATTCATTTATATCTAAAGCACACAAAGCAAATTCACTAAGCTCGCTTCGGGGAATTGAAGGAAGCTCTGCCGTACTTTTTTTTGATATACTGAATAAATCTTTACCAGCAGAATGGAAATTCGACAAACGGACAAAAAACCCGCCTCAAGACCCCGTTAATACAATGCTGTCTTTTGGCTATTCAATATTATATCATCATATCTCCACCGCTTTACAAATAGAAGGACTGAACCCGCAAATTGGTTTATTTCATCAGTCGAGCAACCGGTACTTTCCACTTGCTTCAGACATTCAGGAAGAGTTTCGTCACATAATAGATATTTTGGTGATTCACCTCGTCCGCAAAAAAATGGTTTCGCTTGGCGATTTTGTATTAGACCGCAGGAATCTTTACCCCTGTTTGATGTCGAAAGATTTTATTAAAAAATTCATTAGAATAATCGAAGAAAGATTAAACGTAAAATTTAAACCTCAAAGCTTATCGAAGGAACTGAGCTATAAACAACTCTTTCATCACCCGGCACGGTAAATTAAATCTTCCATATAGAAAGAGCGGATGATATATTCACCATTAAATATAAGATAATATGATTCATTTAATAGTTTACGATATTGCAGATGATAAACAACGTAATAGCATTAGTAAATTGCTTGAAATTTATGGCGTACGTGTTCAGAGATCTGTATTTGAGTGTAACCTGAATGAAGTGCTATACAAAGAATTGCTGGACAAACTCCAGGACCTTTCCACCGAAGATGTGGATATGAGAATTTACCCTTTATGTAAAGAATGTTTTGCAAAAGTAATGGGAATTGGAGAAGTAAAACGATTCCCGGGTTTACGCGGATACGAGATAATTTGAGAACTTGCGAGCTATGATTATCAAAAGTGAGAAATGCACCAATTGTTACGTTTTTAACTTGTTTTCTAACAAAATGAAAAATTATGCCCCGCAAACCTTTATCTGCTTATTAATCAATACTTTGTGGTGATGGGATCTCAGAGTATTTATTTAACTTTAAAAAAATGATAAAAAATGCGCGTGCCTCGCAAACGTGCTTGCAAATGTTTATATTTATATAGCTTATAAGCATAGCTATTGCAATCGAATGGTGTCGTTGACATATTGAAACAGGTACAATTTGAGCCGATTTTTCTAAATATTTATAGATTGCAATCGAATGGTGTCGTTGACATATTGAAACTGCATTTTGCAGCGTAAATAAATTTTCCATTTTTATTGCAATCGAATGGTGTCGTTGACATATTGAAACTCTTCAAAAGTTTTTACTAATACTAAGTTTTTTAATTGCAATCGAATGGTGTCGTTGACATATTGAAACAATTGATATAAATAATATCCAAAAGAACCAGAGGTTTTATTGCAATCGAATGGTGTCGTTGACATATTGAAACAAATTCATAGTTTAGATTATCATAGACAGTATTGTTAATTGCAATCGAATGGTGTCGTTGACATATTGAAACGGATTGTTCCAAGATTTGAACTCCAAAACTTTACCAATTGCAATCGAATGGTGTCGTTGACATATTGAAACTAAACGGAGCTAATCCTACAGTATCATCATTTTTATTGCAATCGAATGGTGTCGTTGACATATTGAAACAAAGACTACCAAACCTAATCCAATCTTCAAATAATAATTGCAATCGAATGGTGTCGTTGACATATTGAAACATATTAGGTAATATCCAAATAAGTAAAGTATATCTTATTGCAATCGAATGGTGTCGTTGACATATTGAAACTTTAAAGGTTTAAAAGTAAAAATGGGTATTAGAATAGATTGCAATCGAATGGTGTCGTTGACATATTGAAACTAAACGGAGCTAATCCTACAGTATCATCATTTTTATTGCAATCGAATGGTGTCGTTGACATATTGAAACTTTATTGTTTGTTTTTTTGATTGGAAATAAAAAATTGCAATCGAATGGTGTCGTTGACATATTGAAACTCAATGTTTTACAATAATACGCAACTCCCTTTTCTTATTGCAATCGAATGGTGTCGTTGACATATTGAAACTAATATGATTGTTATTGAGATTGAAATGAACTATGTATTGCAATCGAATGGTGTCGTTGACATATTGAAACAAAGACTACCAAACCTAATCCAATCTTCAAATAATAATTGCAATCGAATGGTGTCGTTGACATATTGAAACTCTATTCCCAAGGAGGGAATCAATAATAGATCTAGATTGCAATCGAATGGTGTCGTTGACATATTGAAACTAAACGGAGCTAATCCTACAGTATCATCATTTTTATTGCAATCGAATGGTGTCGTTGACATATTGAAACTTTATTGTTTGTTTTTTTGATTGAAATAAAAAAATTGCAATCGAATGGTGTCGTTGACATATTGAAACTCAATGTTTTACAATAATACGCAACTCCCTTTTCTTATTGCAATCGAATGGTGTCGTTGACATATTGAAACTGTTATCGGTGTTTTCATAATTTCCTTTTATTTTATTGCAATCGAATGGTGTCGTTGACATATTGAAACTAGAGACAAAATTTAGGAGGTACATTTTGCTTATGATTGCAATCGAATGGTGTCGTTGACATATTGAAACTTTTTGGAGGTTCGTTTAATATTGGCGTTAATTTAGATTGCAATCGAATGGTGTCGTTGACATATTGAAACGTACCTTTGTACTCTAAATTGACTGGGTCTTCTCCATTGCAATCGAATGGTGTCGTTGACATATTGAAACTAACTGGAATCATGCCAGCTAAACAACCCCAATAATTGCAATCGAATGGTGTCGTTGACATATTGAAACAAATTTTTTAGAAAGCTAGATTCCATCCAAGATGAATTGCAATCGAATGGTGTCGTTGACATATTGAAACAAATCAATCACTAAGAGTATAGCTGAAAATAATATTATATTGCAATCGAATGATGTAGTTGACATATTGAAACTTATCAATGGCAATTGATAAATTTGTTACTTCGTTTTATTGCAATCGAATGGTGTCGTTGACATATTGTGAAGCAGCCTCCTCCAAACCCATACAAAAGAGGGGCGTAATGCAATGAATAGATTCGTGGACTTATTTAATTGGTGGTACGGGGCTTGCCCTGTCTGTGCAGAACAGTTAAAATTAAAATTCAATGGAGTCGGTGAATTAAAAAATTCTTTCTCTCAATTGTTCATTTTTAATTGTTAATTTGCACTCGCCTGGTGTCGTTGACATATTGAAACTCTATCATTTGTAGGTATTTTTCGATACCTTCTTTAATTGCAATCGAATGATGTCGTTGACATATTGAAACTAGATTGCTGCTCCCTGCTGATTGGTAAGTACTATAATTGCAATCGAATGGTGTCGTTGACATATTGAAACAAATAATGGTAAAGTTTTTTCGAAATCACTCATTAATTGCAATCGAATGGATTCGTTGACATATTGAAACGCCAAAGTTGCTTCCGAAATATCCGGTAATCTTTGATTGCAATCGAATGGTGTCGTTGACATATTGAAACGCCAAAGTTGCTTCCGAAATATCCGGTAATCTTGGATTGCATTCGAATGGTGTCGTTGACATATTGTGAAGCAGCCTCCTCCAAACCCCTCCAAAAGAGGGGCGTAATGCAATGAATAGATTCGTGGATTTATTTAATTGGTGGTACGGGGCTTGCCCTGTCTGTGCAGAACAGTTAAAATTTATATTCAATTGAGTCGGTGGATTAAAAAATTCTTTTCTCAATTGTTCATTTTTAATTGTTAATTTGCACTCGCCTGGTGTCGTTGACATATTGAAACATATTAAGCCCAGTCATAAGAATTTGAATAGCTTTTTATTGCAATCGAATGGTGTCGTTGACATATTGAAACTAAAAGGTATCTTTTTGATATCCAATATGTCATTTACATTGCAATCGAATGGTGTCGTTGACATATTGAAACATTACCGCATTCATTCCACCTGCCAAAGCAAAGAAGAGTTGCAATCGAATGGTGTCGTTGACATATTGAAACTCAAATGACAAAGAAGAAATCATATCTTCTATCTCTATTGCAATCGAATGGTGTCGTTGACATATTGAAACACATTGTACGTCTCCTTATGTTTGTGTTGTTGAATTATTGCAATCGAATAGTGTCGTTGACATATTGAAACGTTTCCTCAACTCCGTACATTGTAACTCCTTTTGTATTGCAATAGAATGGCGTCGTTGACATATTAAAACTTGTCATTTCTTGCGATTTATCCTGAGAAATTGTTAATTGCAATCGAATGGTGTCGTTGACATATTGAAACAAAGCCACATCACCGGGACTTTTATCATCTAATATTATTGCAATCGAATGCTGTCGTTGACATGTTGAAACACTGTTAGCCCTCTGGCGCGCATATCTTCGAGTATATATTGCAAACGAATGGTGTCGTTGACATGTTGAAACCTATGGCGTATTTCTCCCAAAACCAAGCGTAGGATTGCAAACGAATGGTGTCGTTGACATATTGAAACAGTCCAGAACATTGGCGTTGAGAACGGGTTTGTCTTTCAATTACAATCGAATGGTGTCGTTGACATATTGAAACGCAGCACCTTTGAGTCAGCCTTCTACTACTGCTTTGAATTGCAATCGAATGATGTCGTTGACATATTGAAACTCAGACATAAGATAAGAATGATTAGGATCGGTTATTAATTGCAATCGAATGGTGTCGTAGACATATTGAAACAAGATGTAACCTCAGTTGTAGAATTTACTGATACAATTGCAATCGAATGATGTCGTTGACATATTGAAACTCGTAAACGCTTCCAGTTCCACCCACCATAAACATAATATTGCAATCGAATGGTGTCGTTGACATATTGAAACATATTAAGCCCAGTCATAAGAATTTGAATAGCTTTTTATTGCAATCGAATGGTGTCGTTGACATATTGAAACGTTGGATAGCTTTTCCAACCAGGATGAAGATATTTAATTGCAATCGAATGGTGTCATTGACATATTGAAACTCAAATGACAAAGAAGAAATCATATCTT contains these protein-coding regions:
- the cas6 gene encoding CRISPR system precrRNA processing endoribonuclease RAMP protein Cas6; its protein translation is MAAIPHSNFPGDLTNETVELIDISEINACPEYSPSQNNIYNLKFLTPLRMERKEADKQKGKRFFDTEYFDVQQFFKLLYKRISDLYKLNFNTFPTDAIPENPAAEIIEKCFIWVDMPNETHTFDGIIGTIKFKAELNDLWKRILHFGQLVHVGQRSAFGFGKYVLIGDGLEPSIVTPVKTFLDLTLEKENLHKAFYHIKSNSDFAGVDGISPEFFELSLKENLENLIKQVQSGEYQSEDLQGVLIPKSQSKIRALAIPAVKDRLLQRAVVQILSDPIDHLLEENSFAFRKGLSRAGAARAINQARKNGYHFVVESDIQSFFDTVNWELLFKKLDVLYGYDPICDIIKKWVQSDVVFKGIKIKRFKGLPQGAVISPLLANLFLDEFDEALQNDFKLIRYADDFVLLCKSKEQAEEALEKVKSSLKNIDLQIAPSKTNIVSFDQGFQYLGYLFVKSIIIEKSAAEEKSFLGNHLKLTRLPCLRIAGSALSTLKKLSL
- the cas1 gene encoding CRISPR-associated endonuclease Cas1; translation: MFSGESSEINETSLPADSWISTINFEKIKPVKKIFPAEAKPINSKESLEIILDKYPLYISNNSFIHVDSDSIEVITKVDSEEIEVKYPLNDIGSIIILGSNRITMPVVFKLNENAIPIYFCKPNGELKLEINVSNNNFDLWLKQASLSKDDDFVLSFASKVVQAKINNQKVIARRILEEENTAEGFNSFISKAHKANSLSSLRGIEGSSAVLFFDILNKSLPAEWKFDKRTKNPPQDPVNTMLSFGYSILYHHISTALQIEGLNPQIGLFHQSSNRYFPLASDIQEEFRHIIDILVIHLVRKKMVSLGDFVLDRRNLYPCLMSKDFIKKFIRIIEERLNVKFKPQSLSKELSYKQLFHHPAR
- the cas2 gene encoding CRISPR-associated endonuclease Cas2; its protein translation is MIHLIVYDIADDKQRNSISKLLEIYGVRVQRSVFECNLNEVLYKELLDKLQDLSTEDVDMRIYPLCKECFAKVMGIGEVKRFPGLRGYEII